The following proteins are co-located in the Pyrobaculum calidifontis JCM 11548 genome:
- a CDS encoding ATP-binding protein, translating to MTCRVSAKFQLGGWTVALDAEVELAPVTLFVGPNASGKSLTLCSIARALGGPAELECPETAARCTEERGHVFFLDAYRSVAKFAEIGTETSGGFALKPRGLKALLSMRRLADPKLLAEAEAAVEEELARMERAIREMGLKADAADLLPIELAVDGGEIRWRDRAGPSGAGLRQLPAGLSAAMVAAGLKYAYAATGERPVYLFVEEPEAHAGPLQAFFLGHLAAVLTKRAEERGAKLFFVASTHNIDFIRGATRKWTKIYLMSREVRRDAREIDLRTSLVESMEWIPHFPEVAILATVEDEK from the coding sequence ATGACGTGCAGAGTCTCTGCAAAGTTCCAGCTTGGCGGGTGGACAGTGGCGCTGGACGCGGAGGTGGAGCTGGCCCCCGTCACCCTCTTCGTTGGGCCAAACGCCTCGGGCAAGTCGCTTACGCTGTGCAGTATAGCCAGGGCGCTGGGAGGACCAGCGGAGCTGGAGTGCCCAGAGACAGCGGCGAGGTGCACGGAGGAGAGGGGACACGTCTTCTTCCTAGACGCCTACAGATCCGTTGCCAAATTCGCAGAAATTGGGACAGAGACCTCCGGCGGATTTGCGCTAAAGCCGAGGGGGCTTAAGGCGCTTCTCTCAATGAGGCGCCTCGCCGATCCAAAGCTCTTGGCAGAGGCAGAAGCCGCAGTGGAGGAGGAGCTGGCGCGTATGGAGAGGGCAATAAGAGAGATGGGGCTAAAGGCCGACGCGGCCGACCTACTGCCCATCGAGCTGGCGGTAGACGGCGGGGAAATCCGCTGGAGAGACCGCGCAGGCCCTTCGGGGGCGGGGCTACGCCAACTCCCGGCAGGCCTCTCCGCCGCCATGGTGGCCGCGGGGCTCAAATACGCCTACGCTGCAACCGGGGAAAGGCCAGTCTACCTCTTCGTCGAAGAGCCGGAGGCCCACGCCGGGCCGCTACAAGCCTTCTTCCTCGGCCACCTCGCCGCCGTTCTCACAAAGAGGGCAGAGGAGCGGGGGGCCAAGCTGTTTTTCGTAGCTTCTACGCACAACATAGACTTCATAAGAGGCGCAACGAGGAAGTGGACTAAGATCTATCTAATGAGCAGAGAAGTGCGCAGAGACGCGCGAGAAATAGACCTCAGGACCAGCCTGGTGGAGTCTATGGAGTGGATACCGCACTTCCCAGAGGTAGCTATTCTTGCCACCGTAGAAGACGAAAAATGA
- a CDS encoding putative CRISPR-associated protein, translated as MKPSFFAITVGTSILANAAREGIVPEVWSRLAPDDPRQEEAERGPVERLVEFAVADPERCCAELNTVAKVAKRWPALFRRVRAALYASDTGAGRLAARALEGAFCRALAKLGVSTEDCAAEVKVVPGLGRDFSRSLGELARAVARDVKCAKARGVNPYVVATGGYKPESTFAVVAAYLAGALDVFYVHESFRDVVSLGLLPIDLHPTARQVARGEGEPEDLAKAWGVDPHHLVELGVLAEEARRRTLAPHIAALIDALETPC; from the coding sequence ATGAAGCCGAGCTTCTTTGCAATTACCGTGGGGACGTCTATCTTGGCTAACGCGGCTAGGGAGGGGATTGTCCCCGAGGTTTGGTCAAGGCTGGCGCCGGACGACCCGAGGCAGGAGGAGGCGGAGCGGGGCCCCGTGGAGAGGCTGGTGGAGTTCGCCGTGGCGGACCCCGAGAGGTGTTGCGCGGAGTTGAACACTGTGGCTAAGGTGGCGAAGAGGTGGCCCGCCCTCTTTAGGCGGGTGAGGGCCGCCCTCTACGCCTCTGACACCGGGGCCGGCCGCCTTGCGGCGCGGGCGCTGGAGGGGGCCTTCTGCAGGGCGCTGGCCAAGCTGGGCGTGTCGACGGAGGACTGCGCCGCCGAGGTGAAGGTGGTGCCGGGCCTGGGCCGGGACTTCTCCAGGTCACTGGGGGAGCTGGCCAGGGCCGTGGCGAGAGACGTCAAGTGCGCCAAGGCGAGGGGCGTGAATCCGTACGTCGTGGCCACGGGGGGCTACAAGCCGGAGTCCACCTTCGCCGTGGTGGCGGCCTACCTCGCGGGGGCCCTCGACGTCTTCTACGTCCACGAGAGCTTCCGCGACGTAGTCAGCCTAGGCCTCCTCCCCATCGACCTACACCCAACCGCGAGGCAGGTGGCGAGAGGCGAGGGGGAGCCCGAGGACTTGGCCAAGGCGTGGGGCGTCGACCCCCACCACCTCGTGGAGCTCGGCGTGCTGGCCGAGGAGGCCAGGCGGAGGACCCTCGCGCCCCACATAGCCGCCCTCATCGACGCCCTAGAGACGCCCTGCTGA